ACTCACAGATGTCGTTGGGCCACTTCAATTTTACGGGGAGAGTCTCATATCCCTTGGCATAGCTTTTGATCCCCTTCACCACTGCCATTGCTGACAGATATTGAATAAAGATGACAGGTGCAGACTGGATCTTCTCCACAGGGTGCCGCACTATCGTTGAGAACATCAACGAGCCCGCGGGAGAGATCCAAACATTGGAGCCTCGGCCACGCCCTGCAACTTGCACAGTCGCCGTAGCGGTAAATCCATGGGGTAATTGGCGCAGCAATTTGACGTTCCTGGGTACTTGTTAGAACAGGACATTCTTGAGAACTTGGCCAGGACACAACATAGAACTCACTTCTCCAATATCGTGTTCGTACTAGTGAGGACTTCCCCATACATCAACTTCGAACCAAAGGTTGAAGCGCCCTCTTTTGAATCAGACTGGTATTGGCGAAGATTGGCGTAAAAGGCGTGATGGTTGAAATACGGAGTGATTTTGGAGGATGGGATTTCGTCGTGAAACACCAGTCGCTTGATAACTTCCTTATAATCAACGATGCCCTCGTGGGACGATGAGGATCCCTCTGGCAAGGCATCTTCCAGGTCATTCAAGTTCCATGTGCCGGGGCGCTCGATCCTGAACGTATCATTTTCGTCCTTCAGATACTCTTTTTGACCTTCATTGGTCAGGGATGGCGCAAGAGAGGCGAGAATATCTAAAGTGTCATCGGTATTGAGTCCGGACACATGTAATGACGACAAAGATGGAACGACGGTCGAGTCTTGAGAGACCTGCAACCCCAACTTGGAAAGACAGGCTTTTAAAAAGTCCGTTCGTTCCTTGTCGTCGGCAGCCAGCGCATCTACGATCTCTTTGTACTCTGGACCATTGGCTTGAGGGTCCAGATTTACAGCCGCAAATCTAAACAGCAAGTCAGTCGCTATGTCGCTCGGACTGAATGACGACACTCACTCCGGATGAGGTCCCGTCAAGATCGCTGCACCGTCTCCGACTTTGCAATAGACGACCGCTGCAGCGCCCTCTCCGGGATCCACGTTCAGTTTCTCCGAGTAGCTTGCCAGTACCTCTACGCCCTTATCCTGCATTTTCGGAGCATCAACAAAGACCCCACCTCCATTGTAGTAGGACCGAAACTGCGTTGGGACCGTGCCAATGCTCAACGTCTCCTTGGAGACATCAATCCGGGCCGCCTTTGCCCCGGCTTCGCTGTGGTAAACAAACCCGGGAAAGGCACCGCCTCGACAAGTTCCGGGGAAGAAGCCCAACTCCCGATCGCCAATGACCTCCATGGTTTTGTCTCCGACCTCGAATTCGCATCTTTTGCACCCGTAGTAGCCTCCCGCACAGAGACCGAGGTATTTACCCCCACGGCGCACGAACTGGGTGATGCGCCGATTTCCCTCGCCGTTCAGCGTACGCGCGTAGCCCATGTCTGCACCGCCGGGGATCACAAGAAGAGCACATGTTGCCATCCATGGTTCTTTCAAGATCATATCACCTGTGACGGGCGTGACGGCGTAGTTTGGTGCAAGCAAGCGGCGCAAGGTGTAGAGACAGTGACGGACGGAGTCAACAGTGGTTCCGGTTCCTGTCGAGCCATTGTCGGTCAGAGAGCGATTACGCAGCCAGGCAGAGTTAGTGAGCGAACCGGAGTAGACCAGGACATTTAACTTTTTGCCCGTCAGAATGGCATTGTTTTCAGTCGGTGTCGCCATGATGTTTCTCCATGCGCAAGagaagagtgagagagagctgATCGATCGTTGAGATGGAGGGAAAGGCGTGGGGGAGAGTGGAGAAGCAGGACGATAAGATAAGAGATCACGGCTCTTACGTCGCCGAGGCCAaccggagagagagagactttgGCTGTGCGATCGTTCGAGTCCAAATCTTCCGATCCTTCACTTGTTTGGGCATATCTAGTGGATTGCACAAGGCTTCTATTGAAATCATGTCCAATAGTGCTCAACAGCAGGCCAATGTCACTCCGGATGATGACGAGCCCGATGACTGGTACTGGAATTGGCCCTCCGTGTGATGCCATGTTTGATCGCTGACTCCGGTGCAGGGATAAACGCATTTACAGTACAGGTTGTCATGGTAAGCAGTTTCGGAAATGGAATCATTCTCCTGGTTGCTGAACCTCAACTGACTATGCCGAAGCCGAGCAGGACAAAATGAATGACTGCTACTATGCAAAGAGAGACTGGCGGGCTTGCAGCAAAGAAGTAAGTCGCTAGTTTGCACCTTGGCCCTGAACGCGCCCAGTGGCTCGAAAACATGCCGGGGAGCTCTGGTGTTTAGAAGAGCTCTTTATGCCGCAGTCAAAGCTGGGAAGACTACTTGATGAGCGTCATGTTGGCGTGTAAATATTGGAGAATACCAGCTGATCACTCGTCATAGATGGAAGCCTTTCGCGAATGCTGGAAGCGCAAAGGCAATGACCAACGAACCCAAACAAAAGATGCCTGAATGGACACTCGAGATGACTCGGCTTCAAGCTCTTCATGTATCACAGTCTAATTCTTTAAATACTGTATGAATACTATCTTTACATCGACGTCGAGCCATCTCATTTATGGCTCCAGCTCAACTTTGCTCTCGAACAGCATTGCATAGACCTGGCGCTCAATTTGGTACTGATATAATCAATATAAGTGTAACCCAATAGCAAGGCCGGGCTACCTTCAGAGGTCTTCCATCCTGCTTAAAACAAACACCGTACATTTGATGATCAGGGGTCCCATTATCAAACCTCGATCTTGCCGTCTCAGTTGACCCAGAAGAGCGGAGATCTGTTGGAATATTTAGGGTGTATATGACCTATCGAGATTTCCCAGAATCAAAGAGTCTGACCCGGTAGTCTATTAATATTTATTCCAACTTTCACACTGAGATCATGTAGTTGTGCAGTCTGGGCCTCTCGTCCAAGATCTTACTCCCAGCATCCCATCACGTGATAGCTTCTATCCTGTCGAGAGCAGCTCTGCCGAACAGACTTCAAGCTTTATCGATACATCATCCACTGCACAATATAACGGCACCATGTCGATAGCACGAATTCGTCCTTGGTGGACACTGGAAGCCATTCAAAATACAAGCGCGCTATCGCGAGCGCCACGCACGAGAAACTGCTCCGTTCAGTCCTGCCCGTTCACCACCAAACGCGGCATCACCTACAGCTCGACGCGATCTCAACCCTTGAATAACGGCAAAAGCGCTGCgacaaccaccaccgccgccacaaCAAACAGTCCCTCCAGTAGCAGCACCCAGATACCCCGTTCTACGCCCCCgacctcatcctccacgccctcatccaccacctcccaaGCTTCCCGCGTTGCTGCCGGAACCCCCAACCGTCCAACCACAGAAAATATCTCCAAGAGCGGCCTCGCCGACAAACCGCTTGAACTCGAGTCTGCACCGGAAGAAAAGATCGACTGGACGAGATCGTTCCACGGTCTCTCGGCGGAACCGTTCCCCAAAGAAGCTGCAGATATTCTGCTCGCAGAAACTGCCCCGGAAGAAGTTGAGATCAAGCCTGATGGGATAGTTTATCTTCCCGAGATCAAGTATCGGCGGATCTTAAATAAGGCCTTTGGACCGGGAGGATGGGGGCTCGTTCCGCGGAGTGAAAGTATCGTCACTCCTAGGACGGTGACGAGGGAGTATGCGCTTGTTTGTCATGGAcggtgagttttttttttttttttttttgtttttttgaaAGAACAATTTGGTTCACGGGCTCGatgtgttcttttttctgggcCTTCTCGTATAGCCTGAGCCGGgggatcttcttctttctaCTCTCGCCCGTcgtcctctctctttcaaatTGGACCTGTGCTGACGTGGTatttctatttttttttctgttttccaGACTAGTATCCGTCGCCCGAGGTGAACAGGATTActtctcgcccgacggcATTCCCACCGCTACCGAAGGCTGTCGCTCCAATGCGCTGGTCCGATGCTGTAAAGATCTTGGCATTGCCAGCGAACTGTGGGACCCTCGCTGGATCCGAAAGTACAAGGCCAAGTACGCGCGGGAGGTCTTTGTCGAGCATGtggtgaacaagaagaagtcgaAAATTTGGATCCGTAAAGATGATCCGGTTGGGTATCCCTGGAAGGAGAGTAAATAAGCTTTGCTTGGATATGGAGCGAAACGCCTAGGGATGGGGGAGGAACTCGCTGGGAGATGAACCCGCTTATACAAACGACTTGatcaggaggaagaggaagggagagagagagagaga
The window above is part of the Penicillium oxalicum strain HP7-1 chromosome VI, whole genome shotgun sequence genome. Proteins encoded here:
- a CDS encoding Mitochondrial genome maintenance protein encodes the protein MEGKAWGRVEKQDDKIRDHGSYVAEANRRERDFGCAIVRVQIFRSFTCLGISSGLHKASIEIMSNSAQQQANVTPDDDEPDDWDKRIYSTGCHAEQDKMNDCYYAKRDWRACSKESGPLVQDLTPSIPSRDSFYPVESSSAEQTSSFIDTSSTAQYNGTMSIARIRPWWTLEAIQNTSALSRAPRTRNCSVQSCPFTTKRGITYSSTRSQPLNNGKSAATTTTAATTNSPSSSSTQIPRSTPPTSSSTPSSTTSQASRVAAGTPNRPTTENISKSGLADKPLELESAPEEKIDWTRSFHGLSAEPFPKEAADILLAETAPEEVEIKPDGIVYLPEIKYRRILNKAFGPGGWGLVPRSESIVTPRTVTREYALVCHGRLVSVARGEQDYFSPDGIPTATEGCRSNALVRCCKDLGIASELWDPRWIRKYKAKYAREVFVEHVVNKKKSKIWIRKDDPVGYPWKESK